One genomic window of Maribacter aquivivus includes the following:
- a CDS encoding single-stranded DNA-binding protein gives MSGTLNKVMLIGHLGDEVKMHYFEGGGSIGRFPIATNETYTNKSTGERVTNTDWHNVVVRNKAAEICEKYLSKGDKVYVEGRLKNRQWQGEDGNTRYSTEVHVQEFTFLTTKKEGMQNNGGSAPSVQKPASIENKAPSKASAPAPASPDEDDDLPF, from the coding sequence ATGAGCGGTACATTAAATAAGGTAATGTTGATTGGGCATTTAGGTGATGAAGTTAAAATGCATTATTTTGAAGGAGGCGGTAGTATTGGTAGATTTCCAATAGCTACAAATGAGACCTATACCAATAAATCTACTGGTGAACGTGTTACAAATACAGATTGGCACAATGTGGTAGTTAGGAATAAAGCTGCTGAAATTTGTGAAAAATATCTAAGTAAAGGTGATAAGGTATATGTAGAAGGCAGATTGAAAAATCGTCAATGGCAAGGTGAAGATGGTAATACCAGATATTCAACTGAGGTACATGTACAAGAATTTACTTTTTTGACTACCAAGAAAGAAGGTATGCAAAACAATGGTGGTTCTGCTCCAAGTGTTCAGAAACCAGCAAGTATTGAAAATAAGGCGCCATCTAAAGCGTCTGCACCTGCACCTGCAAGTCCAGACGAGGATGATGATTTACCGTTTTAA
- the mutY gene encoding A/G-specific adenine glycosylase, whose amino-acid sequence MSFSSKILDWYHENKRSLPWRKSTDPYKIWLSEIILQQTRVAQGTPYYLSFVENFPTVYDLASANEEQVLKLWQGLGYYSRARNLHAAAKMVVEQYNGKFPDNYKKLLTLKGVGDYTASAISSICFNEAQAVVDGNVYRVLSRYYGIDTPINSTEGIKYFKSLAQKVMDPANIRDYNQGIMEFGAIQCSPKKPLCLHCPLNDSCVALEKGLVDTLPVKLKKVKVRNRYFNYLIPIYKDADGNQFTSIHQRIGKGIWQNLWQFPLLESDDVLEIDDISIRYKEVLGDMKSNEVIAYNVNAIVHKLSHQHLHTKFWLVYINDDFANKIPVEEISDFPVPVLIADFIKAFKF is encoded by the coding sequence ATGTCATTTTCGAGTAAAATTTTAGATTGGTATCATGAAAATAAGCGCAGTTTACCATGGCGCAAGAGTACTGATCCATACAAAATTTGGCTATCAGAAATTATTCTTCAACAAACGCGTGTAGCTCAGGGAACCCCGTATTACTTGAGTTTTGTAGAAAATTTTCCAACAGTTTATGATCTTGCCAGTGCAAATGAAGAGCAAGTTTTAAAACTTTGGCAAGGACTCGGGTATTATTCACGAGCTAGAAATCTTCATGCAGCTGCAAAAATGGTGGTTGAGCAGTATAATGGAAAATTTCCTGATAATTATAAGAAACTTTTAACACTGAAAGGCGTCGGTGACTATACCGCAAGTGCCATTTCGTCTATTTGTTTCAATGAAGCGCAAGCCGTGGTAGACGGAAATGTGTATCGAGTGCTCTCTAGATACTATGGTATAGACACTCCTATTAATAGTACTGAAGGCATCAAATATTTTAAAAGCTTGGCTCAAAAAGTCATGGATCCCGCTAATATTCGAGATTATAATCAAGGTATTATGGAGTTTGGAGCCATCCAGTGCTCGCCAAAAAAGCCTTTATGCTTACATTGTCCTTTAAATGATAGTTGCGTAGCTCTAGAAAAAGGCTTGGTAGATACTTTACCAGTAAAGTTAAAGAAGGTGAAAGTGCGTAATCGATACTTCAATTATCTTATACCTATATATAAGGATGCCGATGGAAATCAATTCACAAGTATACATCAAAGAATAGGTAAAGGTATTTGGCAGAATCTATGGCAGTTTCCTTTACTTGAGTCAGATGATGTATTAGAAATAGATGATATTTCTATAAGGTATAAAGAAGTGCTTGGCGATATGAAGTCTAACGAAGTAATAGCATACAATGTAAATGCAATCGTTCACAAATTATCGCATCAACACTTACATACAAAGTTCTGGTTGGTGTATATAAATGATGATTTTGCAAATAAGATTCCTGTTGAAGAAATAAGTGATTTTCCGGTGCCAGTTTTAATCGCAGATTTTATCAAAGCATTTAAATTTTAG
- a CDS encoding HU family DNA-binding protein, with translation MTKAEIVSKISDKLGIEKGDVQATVESFMEEVKTSLESGDNVYLRGFGSFIIKTRAEKTGRNISKNTTIKIPAHNIPAFKPAKVFVEGVKSNVHVK, from the coding sequence ATGACGAAAGCGGAAATTGTATCGAAGATCTCAGATAAGCTGGGAATTGAAAAAGGAGATGTACAGGCAACTGTTGAATCTTTTATGGAAGAGGTAAAAACATCATTAGAAAGTGGTGATAATGTTTACCTAAGAGGTTTTGGTAGTTTTATCATTAAAACTAGAGCCGAAAAGACCGGTAGAAATATTTCCAAAAACACAACTATTAAAATACCCGCTCACAACATTCCAGCATTTAAGCCTGCAAAGGTTTTTGTAGAAGGAGTTAAGAGCAACGTACACGTAAAATAA
- a CDS encoding regulatory protein RecX: protein MNQKTKGYTVQEATKKIESYCAYQDRCHKEVVAKLKDMGMIPLAVDTIIAQLIADRFLNEERFAKSFARGKFNIKKWGKNRIVRELKFRNISKYNITIALKEIEPEAYLTTLDDLANKRLQQITETNIQKRRKKLADYLLYRGWESHLVYEKTFELIK, encoded by the coding sequence ATGAACCAAAAAACTAAAGGCTATACTGTACAGGAAGCTACTAAAAAGATAGAAAGTTATTGTGCTTACCAAGATCGCTGCCATAAGGAAGTGGTTGCGAAATTGAAAGACATGGGTATGATTCCATTAGCAGTAGATACTATTATAGCCCAACTTATTGCAGACCGATTTTTAAATGAAGAGCGCTTTGCAAAAAGCTTTGCCCGTGGTAAATTCAACATTAAAAAATGGGGAAAGAACAGAATTGTCAGAGAATTAAAATTTAGAAACATCTCTAAATACAATATCACCATAGCGCTAAAAGAGATTGAACCTGAAGCATACTTAACTACTTTAGATGATTTAGCGAATAAAAGATTGCAACAGATTACTGAAACCAACATTCAAAAGCGCAGAAAAAAATTAGCAGATTATCTTTTATACAGAGGTTGGGAGAGTCATTTGGTGTATGAGAAAACATTTGAGCTTATAAAATAA
- a CDS encoding Rne/Rng family ribonuclease: protein MNRELIVRSSSQSVDFALLKDGKLTELHKEENSNDFSVGDIFLAKIRKPVTGLNAAFVNVGYEKDAFLHYHDLGPQLSSMLKFIKQVSTGKLNDYTLGNFPTETDIDKNGVITDVIKANQSLLVQIVKEPISTKGPRISSELSIAGRYLVMVPFSDRVSVSQKIASKEEKDRLKRLVRSIKPKGFGVIIRTVAEGQKVAELDKDLENLLNKWTAMCKKLQRAQTPSKVFVELNRASSILRDVFNDSFTGIHVDDDTLYNEIKDYVSEIAPEKESIVKHYNNTNVPIFEKFGIERQIKTSFGRTAAMSKGAYLIIEHTEALHVIDVNSGNRSNKAKNQEDTALEVNLLSASEIARQLRLRDMGGIIVVDFIDMVKPQHRKRLFEHLRDEMKDDRAKHKILPPSKFGLIQITRQRVRPEMNIKTTEEDPNNAGKEVEAPIVLIDKITSDLEKLLKGPAKDNSISLNIHPFIAAYITKGFPSMRTKWFLEYKRWIKIQPRDAYTYLEYRFKNKDGKTIY, encoded by the coding sequence GTGAATAGAGAATTAATCGTAAGATCTAGTTCCCAATCTGTTGACTTTGCCTTGTTAAAGGACGGAAAACTCACTGAACTGCATAAAGAAGAAAATAGTAACGACTTTTCTGTAGGCGATATTTTTCTTGCCAAAATCAGAAAGCCTGTTACCGGGCTTAACGCAGCGTTTGTAAACGTTGGTTATGAGAAAGATGCATTCTTGCATTACCACGACCTTGGTCCGCAGTTATCTTCTATGCTTAAGTTCATTAAACAAGTGAGTACAGGAAAACTAAATGATTACACTTTAGGAAATTTCCCGACCGAGACCGATATTGACAAAAATGGTGTTATTACCGATGTCATAAAAGCGAACCAATCATTATTGGTTCAAATTGTAAAAGAACCTATATCTACTAAAGGACCAAGAATTAGTTCTGAGCTATCAATTGCCGGACGCTACTTGGTAATGGTTCCTTTTTCTGACCGAGTATCCGTATCTCAAAAGATAGCGAGCAAGGAAGAAAAAGACAGGTTAAAAAGACTAGTTAGAAGCATTAAACCTAAAGGTTTTGGTGTTATCATTAGAACAGTCGCAGAAGGACAAAAAGTTGCAGAACTGGACAAAGATCTAGAAAACTTGCTGAACAAATGGACAGCAATGTGTAAAAAATTACAACGTGCTCAAACACCATCAAAAGTATTTGTAGAACTCAATAGAGCATCTTCTATTTTAAGAGATGTATTTAATGATAGTTTTACCGGAATACATGTAGATGACGACACCTTATACAATGAAATTAAGGATTATGTGTCGGAAATTGCTCCTGAAAAAGAGAGCATCGTTAAGCACTACAATAACACCAACGTACCTATTTTTGAGAAATTTGGTATTGAAAGACAAATAAAAACGTCTTTTGGCCGTACTGCCGCAATGAGCAAAGGCGCCTATTTAATTATAGAGCATACAGAAGCACTTCATGTAATAGACGTAAACAGTGGTAACAGATCAAATAAAGCCAAAAACCAAGAAGACACTGCCCTAGAGGTAAATCTTTTATCCGCATCAGAAATTGCAAGACAATTACGTCTTCGTGATATGGGCGGTATTATAGTTGTAGATTTTATCGATATGGTAAAACCACAACATAGAAAAAGGCTATTTGAACATCTTAGAGATGAGATGAAAGATGATCGTGCCAAGCACAAAATACTACCTCCTAGTAAATTTGGTTTAATTCAGATTACCCGACAAAGGGTACGACCTGAAATGAATATTAAAACAACAGAAGAGGACCCTAACAATGCAGGGAAAGAGGTGGAAGCACCTATTGTTTTAATAGATAAAATTACATCGGACCTTGAAAAACTCCTTAAAGGACCTGCAAAAGACAACAGTATATCACTAAATATACACCCGTTTATAGCAGCCTATATTACAAAAGGTTTTCCATCAATGAGAACAAAATGGTTCTTAGAATACAAAAGATGGATTAAAATTCAGCCGCGTGATGCGTATACGTATCTTGAGTATCGTTTTAAAAACAAAGACGGCAAAACAATATATTAA
- a CDS encoding cupin-like domain-containing protein, whose product MKLADIPRVKHITKDNFINDYLKPQKPVVLERVIEDWPAYNKWSLDYIKEVAGDITVPLYDDRPVQHKDGFNEPHAKMKMAAYVDLLKKEPTKYRIFLWNILKEVPVLQKDYRFPDFGLKLLKGVPMMFFGGRDSYTFMHYDIDLANIFHFHFNGEKEVILFPQSETENLYKVPHSLITHESIDFSNPDYVKWPALKNANGFKTTLSHGEVLYMPEGYWHYMKYNTPGFSMSLRGLARNPKNLAKASYNILIMRYYDVLMRKLKGQDWIDWKNREAISRTNKNQKV is encoded by the coding sequence TTGAAGTTAGCAGATATTCCGAGGGTAAAACATATTACCAAGGACAACTTTATTAACGACTACTTGAAGCCTCAAAAACCTGTTGTATTAGAACGGGTAATTGAAGACTGGCCTGCTTATAACAAGTGGAGTTTAGACTATATTAAAGAAGTAGCTGGTGATATAACCGTGCCTTTGTATGATGATAGACCAGTTCAGCATAAAGATGGTTTTAATGAACCACATGCCAAAATGAAAATGGCAGCATATGTTGATCTTTTGAAAAAGGAGCCTACCAAGTATAGAATTTTTCTTTGGAATATTTTAAAGGAAGTACCTGTACTACAGAAAGATTATAGATTTCCTGATTTTGGATTAAAGCTTTTAAAAGGTGTGCCAATGATGTTTTTCGGAGGACGAGACTCGTACACTTTTATGCATTACGACATCGATTTGGCGAATATATTTCATTTTCATTTCAATGGAGAAAAGGAAGTGATATTGTTTCCACAGTCAGAAACGGAGAACCTTTATAAGGTTCCGCATTCGCTAATTACACATGAGAGTATAGATTTTTCGAATCCTGATTATGTTAAGTGGCCTGCTTTGAAAAATGCGAACGGATTTAAAACTACTTTATCACACGGTGAGGTTTTATATATGCCAGAAGGTTATTGGCATTATATGAAATACAACACACCGGGGTTTTCAATGAGTTTACGAGGATTAGCGCGTAATCCTAAAAACTTGGCAAAAGCATCGTACAACATTCTAATAATGCGTTACTATGATGTGTTAATGCGTAAGTTAAAAGGGCAAGATTGGATAGATTGGAAAAATAGGGAAGCCATTTCTAGAACTAACAAAAATCAAAAAGTGTAA
- the gldD gene encoding gliding motility lipoprotein GldD, with amino-acid sequence MKSKLFVGFLVVFLLMVSCNDEPTLPKPKAKMRLEYPQGKLADLETENFSFKYNQLANAELNGDKAYTISYPEMKGAIFLSYKKIDGNLDQLINDSKRLSYEHAAKADNIVEQPYVNPDNKIYGSLFEVQGNAASQSQFYVTDSTEHFLTGSVYFYTKPNYDSILPAASYLQNDIRGIIETLRWKK; translated from the coding sequence ATGAAGAGTAAGTTGTTCGTTGGATTTTTAGTAGTATTTCTTTTGATGGTTAGTTGTAATGATGAACCTACACTTCCTAAACCTAAGGCTAAAATGCGGTTGGAATATCCTCAGGGTAAATTAGCAGATTTAGAAACAGAGAACTTTAGTTTTAAATACAATCAATTAGCAAATGCAGAGTTGAATGGCGATAAAGCGTACACCATCTCATATCCTGAAATGAAAGGTGCTATTTTTCTAAGCTATAAAAAGATTGATGGTAATTTGGATCAATTAATTAACGATTCTAAAAGGCTTAGCTATGAACATGCTGCAAAAGCGGATAACATTGTAGAGCAGCCGTACGTAAATCCTGATAATAAAATTTATGGTTCTTTATTTGAGGTGCAGGGTAATGCAGCTTCGCAATCTCAGTTTTACGTCACCGATAGTACTGAACACTTTTTAACGGGTTCTGTATATTTTTATACAAAACCGAATTATGACTCCATTCTACCAGCAGCTTCATATCTTCAGAATGACATCAGGGGAATTATAGAAACACTTCGTTGGAAAAAATAA
- a CDS encoding gliding motility-associated protein GldE encodes MDPDPLPLLMTTLVVNGVFAMNIVVLCVLLVCSALISGAEVAMFGLSSTEIKELQDEKSAKSSILIKLLERPKKLLATILIANNAINIGVVLLFSIIGDTLFANINRIWFGVLSERFLLEVVVATFLILMFGEILPKVYANRNRMSFAHLMAYPLRVLDFIFSPLSLPMRSGTLFLYNKLGKQKSSLSVDQLSQALDLTSHGDTTKEEKKILEGIVTFGNTDTKQVMRPRIDIFALNEQMKFLEVLGEIKKNGYSRIPVFGENIDTVKGVLYVKDLLPYLDRKTFNWITLIREPYFVPENKKLDDLLGEFQEKKNHLAIVVDEYGGTSGLVSLEDIIEEIVGDISDEFDDEDLIFSKLDDFNYVFEGKTPLKDFYRVIKLEDSEIFEENKGESETLAGFVLEKAGSFPRRGEKIVFESFTFVVEAMDKKRLKQIKVTLPHEE; translated from the coding sequence TTGGACCCAGACCCCTTACCGTTATTAATGACAACATTAGTTGTGAACGGTGTTTTTGCAATGAATATAGTTGTACTATGTGTACTACTTGTTTGCTCTGCACTTATTTCTGGAGCAGAAGTGGCTATGTTTGGTCTTTCATCAACTGAGATTAAAGAGCTGCAAGATGAAAAATCTGCTAAAAGTTCAATTCTTATTAAGCTTCTAGAGCGTCCAAAAAAATTATTAGCTACCATTTTAATAGCAAATAATGCTATTAACATTGGTGTGGTGTTATTGTTTAGTATCATAGGCGATACTCTTTTTGCGAATATCAATAGAATATGGTTTGGTGTGCTTTCAGAGCGGTTTCTTTTAGAAGTTGTGGTGGCTACTTTTCTTATTTTAATGTTCGGTGAAATTCTGCCAAAGGTATATGCCAACAGAAATAGAATGAGTTTTGCGCATTTAATGGCTTATCCGTTACGTGTCTTAGATTTTATTTTTTCACCACTAAGCTTGCCAATGCGTTCTGGTACATTGTTTTTGTACAACAAGCTTGGTAAGCAGAAATCAAGTTTAAGTGTTGATCAGTTGTCACAGGCATTAGATTTAACTTCTCATGGCGATACTACTAAAGAAGAGAAAAAGATTTTAGAAGGTATTGTAACCTTTGGTAATACAGATACCAAGCAGGTAATGAGACCTCGAATAGATATTTTTGCTCTTAATGAGCAAATGAAGTTTCTTGAAGTTTTAGGAGAAATAAAGAAGAACGGATATTCTAGAATTCCTGTTTTTGGAGAGAACATAGATACTGTAAAAGGTGTTTTATATGTAAAAGATTTGTTGCCTTACCTTGATCGAAAAACCTTTAATTGGATAACCTTAATCAGGGAGCCTTATTTTGTACCTGAGAATAAAAAATTAGATGATTTATTGGGTGAATTTCAAGAGAAGAAAAATCACTTGGCTATAGTTGTAGATGAATATGGTGGTACTTCTGGTTTGGTGTCTTTAGAAGATATTATTGAAGAAATTGTAGGTGATATTAGTGATGAGTTTGATGATGAAGATTTAATTTTTTCGAAATTAGATGATTTCAATTATGTTTTTGAAGGAAAAACGCCTCTTAAAGATTTTTATAGAGTTATTAAATTAGAGGATAGTGAAATCTTTGAAGAGAATAAAGGAGAGTCAGAAACCTTGGCTGGTTTTGTTTTAGAAAAGGCAGGAAGTTTTCCAAGACGTGGAGAGAAAATAGTATTTGAGTCTTTTACCTTTGTTGTAGAAGCAATGGATAAAAAAAGATTAAAACAAATAAAAGTAACCTTGCCACATGAAGAGTAA